The following are encoded together in the Gouania willdenowi chromosome 14, fGouWil2.1, whole genome shotgun sequence genome:
- the lars1b gene encoding leucine--tRNA ligase, cytoplasmic, giving the protein MTERKGTAKLDYLRKIELEIQEKWQKEKTFEHDAPKTLGESSNKNKYFVTFPYPYMNGRLHLGHTFSLSKCEFAVGYQALKGKKCLFPFGLHCTGMPIKACADKLKREMELYGNPPQFPDEVEEEKEKPKESDEIIIKDKAKGKKSKAVAKSGSATYQWDIMRSLGLKDKEISKFSDADHWLEYFPPLAVKDLQNMGVKVDWRRSFLTTDVNPFYDSFVRWQFVTLKERKKIKFGKRYTIYSPRDGQPCMDHDRQTGEGVGPQEYTLIKMKIVEPYTARFKSKVFYSSGMKGKTIFLVAATLRPETMFGQTNCWVRPDMKYVAFETTNGDVFICTSRSARNMSFQGFTKENGVVPVVMEVLGQDILGCALSAPLTSYKVIYALPMLTIKEDKGTGIVTSVPSDAPDDIAALRDLKKKQALREKFGIEDKMVLPFEPVPIIEIPGYGNLSAPLVCDELKIQSQNDKEKLTEAKEKVYLKGFYEGIMLVDGYKGQKVQDVKKPIQKMMVEKGEAMIYMEPEKQVMSRSADECVVALCDQWYLDYGEAEWKQQANEALKSLETFCDETRRNFEATLAWLQEHACSRTYGLGTRLPWDEQWLIESLSDSTIYMAYYTVAHLLQGGVLNGQGASPLAIKPEQMTREVWDFIFFKMSPFPKTDIPREHLQRLRREFEYWYPVDVRVSGKDLVPNHLSYYLYNHVAMWPKDSGKWPQAVRANGHLLLNSEKMSKSTGNFLTLSQAIDKFSADGMRLALADAGDTVEDANFVETMADAGILRLYTWVEWVKEMIANQNNLRTGPADTFNDRVFSSEMNAAILKTEQHYERMMYKEALKSGFFEFQAAKDKYRELAIEGMHRDLVFKFIERQTLLLAPICPHLCEHTWGLLGKTSSLMKASWPEAGPVDEILIRSSQYLMETAHDLRLRLKAYMLPPKNKKGDSKPVAKPSHCTIYVAKSYPPWQHSALSLLGKHYKSNNGILPDNKAIANELGAQPELKKYMKKVMPFVAMIKENLEMNGSRVLDLELEFDERAVLMENLVYLTNSLELEQIEVLFASEADDKVKEDCCPGKPFCVFRSEPGVSILFINPQPCNGLFSTKVEVRQGDSVDSIVRRLAKVNRLIKDLSRVKLMRYEDPILGPRRVPVLGREEQGKLSISNKDVFNVNLEQKKVTVADSGPAVNIGDTLVYLVH; this is encoded by the exons ATGACG GAGCGCAAAGGAACAGCAAAGTTGGACTATCTGAGAAAGATTGAGTTGGAAATCCAGGAGAAATGGCAGAAGGAGAAGACGTTTGAGCACGATGCACCAAAGACACTGGGCGAAAGCTCAAA CAAAAACAAGTACTTTGTCACCTTCCCCTACCCTTACATGAATGGCAGGCTGCACCTCGGCCACACATTCAGCTTGTCAAAGTGTGAG TTTGCAGTTGGCTATCAGGCTTTAAAAGGAAAGAAATGCCTTTTTCCATTTGGGCTGCATTGCACCGGAATGCCAATCAAA gcatgtgcagacaagttaaaGAGGGAGATGGAGCTGTATGGGAACCCACCTCAATTTCCTGATGAAGTagaagaggagaaggagaagcCCAAAGAATCTGATGAAATAATAATCAAGGACAAAGCAAAGGGCAAAAAG AGCAAGGCTGTGGCAAAATCGGGTTCTGCCACTTACCAGTGGGACATCATGAGATCTTTGGGCTTGAAGGACAAAGAGATCTCCAAGTTTTCTGATGCTGATCACTGGCTAGAGTACTTCCCTCCCCTGGCTGTCAAAGATCTCCAAAATATGGGAGTCAAG GTGGACTGGAGGCGTTCATTCCTCACCACAGACGTCAACCCCTTCTATGATTCCTTTGTGAGATGGCAGTTTGTTAccttgaaagaaagaaaaaagatcaAGTTTGGCAAAAg GTACACCATCTACTCCCCCAGAGATGGCCAGCCATGCATGGACCATGACAGGCAAACAGGAGAG GGAGTTGGTCCTCAGGAGTACACACTCATTAAGATGAAGATAGTTGAGCCCTATACAGCAAGATTCAAGTCCAAGGTTTTTTACAGCAG TGGCATGAAAGGTAAAACCATCTTCCTGGTGGCTGCAACTCTGCGACCAGAGACTATGTTTGGACAGACCAATTGCTGGGTGAGGCCAGATATGAAGTACGTCGCCTTTGAGACGACCAATGGGGATGTGTTCATCTGCACCAGCCGCTCTGCCAGAAACATGTCGTTCCAGGGCTTCACAAAGGAGAACGGAGTGGTGCCAGTGGTCATGGAAGTACTGGGACAG GATATCCTCGGCTGTGCCCTCAGTGCTCCTCTGACCTCCTATAAAGTCATCTATGCCCTTCCCATGCTCACCATTAAAGAAGACAAAG GTACTGGAATAGTAACCAGTGTACCATCTGATGCTCCAGATGATATTGCCGCGCTCAGAGACCTCAAGAAAAAGCAG gCGCTGCGGGAGAAATTTGGAATTGAGGATAAGATGGTGTTGCCATTTGAGCCG GTCCCTATTATTGAGATCCCTGGCTATGGAAACCTCTCCGCCCCACTGGTGTGTGATGAGCTGAAGATCCAGAGCCAAAACGACAAGGAAAAACTGACCGAAGCCAAAGAGAAGGTTTACCTGAAGGGCTTTTATGAAGGG ATTATGCTGGTTGATGGTTACAAAGGACAGAAGGTCCAGGATGTGAAGAAGCCAATCCAGAAAATGATGGTGGAGAAG GGGGAGGCCATGATCTACATGGAGCCAGAAAAGCAGGTCATGTCACGTTCAGCTGATGAGTGTGTGGTGGCTCTGTGTGACCAGTG GTATTTGGACTACGGGGAGGCTGAGTGGAAGCAACAGGCCAACGAGGCCCTCAAGTCTTTGGAGAC ATTTTGTGATGAGACCAGAAGAAACTTTGAAGCTACGTTGGCATGGCTTCAGGAGCACGCCTGCTCTCGTACCTACGGGCTCG GAACGCGGCTGCCTTGGGACGAGCAGTGGCTGATTGAGTCGCTATCGGACTCTACCATCTACATGGCTTACTACACTGTGGCCCACCTCCTGCAGGGAGGGGTGCTCAACGGACAGGGAGCCTCTCCACTGGCAATCAA GCCCGAGCAGATGACCAGGGAGGTTTGGGACTTTATCTTCTTCAAGATGTCCCCGTTCCCCAAGACAGACATCCCCAGAGAGCATCTGCAGAGGCTGCGGAGGGAGTTTGAGTACTGGTACCCTGTGGACGTACGAGTTTCTGGCAAAGATCTGGTGCCGAACCACTTGTCTTACTACCTGTACAACCACGTGGCCATGTGGCCCAAAGACAG TGGGAAGTGGCCACAAGCAGTGCGAGCTAATGGACATCTACTCCTCAACTCTGAGAAG ATGTCCAAATCAACAGGAAACTTCCTCACGCTCTCCCAAGCCATAGACAAGTTCTCAGCGGATG GTATGCGCCTGGCGCTCGCTGACGCTGGGGACACGGTGGAAGATGCCAACTTTGTTGAGACCATGGCTGACGCTGGCATCCTGCGCCTCTACACCTGGGTGGAGTGGGTGAAGGAGATGATTGCCAACCAGAACAACCTGCGAACTGGACCTGCCGACACGTTCAACGATCGCGTCTTTTCCAG tgaGATGAACGCAGCCATCCTGAAGACAGAGCAGCACTATGAGAGGATGATGTACAAAGAGGCTCTAAAGAGCGGCTTTTTTGAGTTCCAG GCAGCTAAAGATAAGTATCGAGAGCTCGCCATCGAAGGCATGCACCGAGATCTTGTGTTTAAGTTCATTGAGAGACAAACTCTGTTGCTGGCCCCCATCTGCCCCCACCTCTGTGAACACACCTGGGGTCTGCTGGGAAAG ACGAGCTCCCTGATGAAGGCGTCGTGGCCAGAGGCCGGGCCAGTTGATGAGATTTTGATTCGATCCTCCCAGTACCTGATGGAGACCGCCCATGACCTCCGTCTGAGGCTAAAGGCGTACATGCTTCCCCCAAAAAACAAG AAAGGAGATTCGAAGCCCGTGGCTAAGCCTTCCCACTGCACCATCTACGTGGCAAAGAGCTACCCTCCATGGCAGCACAGCGCCTTATCCCTACTCGGCAAGCACTACAAG AGCAACAACGGGATTCTTCCTGACAACAAAGCGATAGCGAACGAGCTGGGAGCCCAACCGGAactgaaaaaatacatgaaGAAAGTCATGCCTTTTGTAGCCATGATCAAG GAAAATCTGGAGATGAATGGATCCCGAGTCCTGGACCTGGAGTTGGAGTTTGATGAACGGGCGGTTCTCATGGAGAACCTGGTTTACCTGACCAATTCCCTGGAG TTGGAGCAGATCGAAGTCTTGTTTGCATCTGAGGCTGACGACAAAGTGAAGGAGGACTGTTGTCCGGGGAAACCTTTCTGTGTTTTCAGATCAGAG CCTGGAGTCTCCATCCTTTTTATCAACCCTCAGCCGTGCAACGGGCTGTTTTCTACAAAGGTGGAAGTCCGACAGGGGGACAGCGTGGACAGCATCGTCCGCAGGCTCGCCAAGGTCAACAGACTCATTAAAG ATCTGTCCAGAGTGAAGCTAATGAGGTATGAAGACCCCATCCTGGGACCACGCCGAGTGCCTGTCCTGGGAAGGGAGGAACAAGGCAAACTGTCCATCTCCAACAAAGATGTGTTCAACGTCAACCTGGAGCAGAAGAAAGTCACTGTGGCCGACAGCGGCCCAGCTGTCAACATCGGGGACACTTTGGTGTATCTCGTTCATTAA